Proteins co-encoded in one Medicago truncatula cultivar Jemalong A17 chromosome 8, MtrunA17r5.0-ANR, whole genome shotgun sequence genomic window:
- the LOC25500364 gene encoding probable LRR receptor-like serine/threonine-protein kinase At1g05700 isoform X1 translates to MMGTVLHFLLVFFVLIKAQDQSGFISLDCGLPENLNYSSSKTGINYISDAKFIDTGVSKRIARTDKFSLQQLEYVRSFPSGVRNCYNISVTSGTKYFIRTSFLYGNYDNLNKPPQFDLHFGANVWDTVKLSSNASLFTFREIIYTPSLDYIQPCLVNTGKGTPFISAIELRPLNNTAYVTYSAKSVLTNFFRLDVGSITNLEYRYKDDVFDRIWFPYGFIDWARLSTSLNNDDLVQNDYEPPATVMSTAVTPLNASAPLQFEWGTDNVNDQYYTYFHFNEVEKLAENETRAFNLSVNGNHRHGPVIPGYRETYTIFSPTPLTGAKSYQISLTKTENSTLPPILNAFEIYKVKDFSQSETHQDDVDTITNIKNAYGLTRNWEGDPCAPVNYVWEGLNCSIDGNNIPRIISLNLSSSGLTGEISSSISKLTMLQYLDLSNNSLSGPLPDFLMQLRSLKVLNVGKNKLTGLVPSGLLERSKTGSLLLSVDDNPGLCKTESCKKKKKLFVPLIASFSAFIVILLISLGFRMFRRQTVISSSKERGSMKSKHQKFSYTEILNITDNFKTIIGEGGFGKVYFGILQDQTQVAVKMLSPSSMQGYKEFQSEAQLLTIVHHRNLVSLIGYCNEGEIKALIYEYMANGNLQQQLLVENSKILNWNERLNIAVDAAYGLEYLHNGCKPPIMHRDLKPSNILLDDDMHAKISDFGLSRAFGNDVDSHISTRPAGTFGYIDPEFQRTGNTNKKNDIYSFGIILFELITGQKALIKASEKTIHILEWVIPIVEGGDIQNVVDLRLQGEFSINSAWKAVEIAMSCTSPNAIERPDMSQILVDLKECLSLDMVQRNYGSTRAIDDMISLATVSETTLSAR, encoded by the exons atgatGGGAACGGTACTGCATTTTCTTTTGGTATTCTTTGTTTTAATAAAAGCTCAAGATCAATCAG GATTCATTAGCTTAGATTGTGGTCTACCTGAAAATTTGAACTATTCTTCATCGAAGACAGGCATAAATTACATATCAGATGCCAAATTCATAGATACTGGTGTAAGCAAGAGGATAGCACGTACAGATAAGTTTTCTCTACAGCAACTAGAATATGTGAGAAGCTTTCCAAGTGGAGTGAGAAACTGTTACAACATAAGTGTAACAAGTGGTACTAAATATTTTATCAGAACTTCTTTTCTTTATGGAAACTATGATAATCTAAACAAGCCACCACAATTTGATCTTCACTTTGGAGCTAATGTGTGGGATACAGTGAAGTTGTCCTCCAATGCATCACTCTTCACATTCAGGGAAATCATTTACACTCCGTCGCTAGATTACATACAACCATGTCTTGTTAACACAGGAAAAGGGACTCCATTCATTTCAGCTATAGAATTGAGGCCTTTGAACAATACAGCTTATGTCACATACTCAGCTAAATCTGTATTAACCAACTTCTTCCGATTAGATGTAGGTTCCATCACAAACTTAGAATACAG GTACAAAGATGATGTTTTTGACCGCATCTGGTTTCCTTACGGATTCATTGATTGGGCACGATTAAGCACCTCACTTAACAATGATGATCTAGTTCAGAATGATTACGAACCACCAGCAACTGTTATGAGCACTGCTGTTACACCACTAAATGCCAGTGCCCCTTTACAATTCGAATGGGGAACAGATAATGTAAATGACCAATACTACACATATTTTCACTTCAATGAGGTTGAGAAGCTGGCAGAAAATGAAACTAGAGCATTCAATCTCTCAGTGAATGGAAATCATCGGCATGGACCTGTGATACCAGGATACCGGGAAACATATACAATATTTAGTCCAACACCTTTGACTGGAGCCAAAAGCTATCAAATTTCCCTGACTAAGACAGAGAATTCAACCCTTCCACCAATCCTCAATGCCTTTGAGATTTATAAAGTAAAAGACTTCTCACAATCAGAAACTCATCAGGATGATG TTGATACTATCACAAACATCAAGAATGCTTATGGGCTGACTAGAAATTGGGAAGGAGATCCATGTGCCCCTGTGAATTACGTGTGGGAAGGCCTAAACTGCAGTATTGATGGCAATAACATCCCAAGAATCATATCTTT GAATTTGTCTTCAAGTGGATTGACAGGGGAGATATCATCATCCATATCAAAGCTCACTATGTTACAATACTT GGATTTATCAAACAATAGCTTAAGCGGTCCCTTACCTGATTTTCTGATGCAACTGCGATCATTAAAAGTCTT AAATGTAGGGAAAAACAAACTTACAGGGTTAGTTCCAAGTGGGCTCCTTGAGAGATCAAAAACAGGTTCACTACTACTGAG TGTGGATGATAATCCTGGTCTTTGTAAGACTGAATCatgcaaaaagaagaagaaattgttTGTACCACTTATTGCATCATTTTCAGCATTTATTGTAATCCTCTTGATTTCTCTTGGATTTCGGATGTTCAGAAGACAAACAG TTATATCAAGTTCTAAGGAAAGGGGTTCAATGAAATCaaaacatcaaaagttcagttaCACTGAAATTCTCAATATTACTGATAACTTCAAAACTATTATTGGAGAAGGAGGATTTGGAAAAGTTTACTTTGGCATTCTACAGGATCAAACTCAAGTCGCTGTTAAGATGCTTTCACCATCATCAATGCAAGGTTATAAGGAATTTCAATCAGAG GCACAACTTCTAACAATTGTTCATCATAGAAATTTGGTCTCCCTCATTGGATATTGTAATGAAGGTGAAATCAAAGCATTGATTTATGAATACATGGCTAATGGAAATCTGCAACAACAATTATTAG TGGAAAATTCAAAGATCTTAAATTGGAATGAGAGACTTAACATTGCAGTTGATGCAGCATATG GATTGGAGTATCTGCATAATGGATGTAAACCACCTATTATGCACAGAGATTTGAAACCATCCAACATATTACTAGATGATGATATGCATGCCAAGATTTCTGATTTTGGGCTAAGTAGAGCTTTTGGTAACGATGTTGATTCTCATATATCCACACGCCCTGCTGGTACATTTGGTTACATTGATCCAGA ATTTCAAAGAACCGGAAACACAAATAAGAAAAACGATATCTACAGCTTTGGGATTATTCTATTTGAGTTGATCACTGGCCAAAAAGCACTAATAAAAGCATCTGAAAAAACCATTCACATACTTGAATGGGTTATTCCCATAGTTGAAGGAGGAGATattcaaaatgttgttgatttAAGGTTGCAGGGTGAATTTAGCATCAATTCAGCATGGAAAGCTGTAGAGATTGCCATGTCATGCACTTCACCGAATGCAATTGAAAGGCCGGACATGAGCCAAATATTGGTAGATCTAAAGGAATGTCTATCTTTGGACATGGTTCAGAGAAACTATGGAAGCACAAGAGCTATAGATGATATGATTTCTTTAGCTACTGTATCTGAAACCACTCTTTCAGCTCGATAA
- the LOC25500364 gene encoding probable LRR receptor-like serine/threonine-protein kinase At1g05700 isoform X2: protein MNRLHAVMWYNNSSTSTAPHSSSDTQSSIFVSQRSFEISWLLSLRSLILQRQHRFNSRSSTQLCHKLLMMMSCNKKMAGYKDDVFDRIWFPYGFIDWARLSTSLNNDDLVQNDYEPPATVMSTAVTPLNASAPLQFEWGTDNVNDQYYTYFHFNEVEKLAENETRAFNLSVNGNHRHGPVIPGYRETYTIFSPTPLTGAKSYQISLTKTENSTLPPILNAFEIYKVKDFSQSETHQDDVDTITNIKNAYGLTRNWEGDPCAPVNYVWEGLNCSIDGNNIPRIISLNLSSSGLTGEISSSISKLTMLQYLDLSNNSLSGPLPDFLMQLRSLKVLNVGKNKLTGLVPSGLLERSKTGSLLLSVDDNPGLCKTESCKKKKKLFVPLIASFSAFIVILLISLGFRMFRRQTVISSSKERGSMKSKHQKFSYTEILNITDNFKTIIGEGGFGKVYFGILQDQTQVAVKMLSPSSMQGYKEFQSEAQLLTIVHHRNLVSLIGYCNEGEIKALIYEYMANGNLQQQLLVENSKILNWNERLNIAVDAAYGLEYLHNGCKPPIMHRDLKPSNILLDDDMHAKISDFGLSRAFGNDVDSHISTRPAGTFGYIDPEFQRTGNTNKKNDIYSFGIILFELITGQKALIKASEKTIHILEWVIPIVEGGDIQNVVDLRLQGEFSINSAWKAVEIAMSCTSPNAIERPDMSQILVDLKECLSLDMVQRNYGSTRAIDDMISLATVSETTLSAR from the exons ATGAATAGGTTGCATGCAG TGATGTGGTACAACAACTCTTCAACCTCCACCGCTCCACATAGCTCCTCCGACACCCAATCCTCGATCTTCGTCTCTCAAAGAAGCTTCGAGATCTCATGGTTGTTGAGCTTGAGAAGCTTGATTTTGCAAAGGCAGCACCGTTTCAATTCAAGATCCTCAACTCAGCTGTGCCACAAATTATTAATGATGATgtcatgtaataaaaaaatggcCGG GTACAAAGATGATGTTTTTGACCGCATCTGGTTTCCTTACGGATTCATTGATTGGGCACGATTAAGCACCTCACTTAACAATGATGATCTAGTTCAGAATGATTACGAACCACCAGCAACTGTTATGAGCACTGCTGTTACACCACTAAATGCCAGTGCCCCTTTACAATTCGAATGGGGAACAGATAATGTAAATGACCAATACTACACATATTTTCACTTCAATGAGGTTGAGAAGCTGGCAGAAAATGAAACTAGAGCATTCAATCTCTCAGTGAATGGAAATCATCGGCATGGACCTGTGATACCAGGATACCGGGAAACATATACAATATTTAGTCCAACACCTTTGACTGGAGCCAAAAGCTATCAAATTTCCCTGACTAAGACAGAGAATTCAACCCTTCCACCAATCCTCAATGCCTTTGAGATTTATAAAGTAAAAGACTTCTCACAATCAGAAACTCATCAGGATGATG TTGATACTATCACAAACATCAAGAATGCTTATGGGCTGACTAGAAATTGGGAAGGAGATCCATGTGCCCCTGTGAATTACGTGTGGGAAGGCCTAAACTGCAGTATTGATGGCAATAACATCCCAAGAATCATATCTTT GAATTTGTCTTCAAGTGGATTGACAGGGGAGATATCATCATCCATATCAAAGCTCACTATGTTACAATACTT GGATTTATCAAACAATAGCTTAAGCGGTCCCTTACCTGATTTTCTGATGCAACTGCGATCATTAAAAGTCTT AAATGTAGGGAAAAACAAACTTACAGGGTTAGTTCCAAGTGGGCTCCTTGAGAGATCAAAAACAGGTTCACTACTACTGAG TGTGGATGATAATCCTGGTCTTTGTAAGACTGAATCatgcaaaaagaagaagaaattgttTGTACCACTTATTGCATCATTTTCAGCATTTATTGTAATCCTCTTGATTTCTCTTGGATTTCGGATGTTCAGAAGACAAACAG TTATATCAAGTTCTAAGGAAAGGGGTTCAATGAAATCaaaacatcaaaagttcagttaCACTGAAATTCTCAATATTACTGATAACTTCAAAACTATTATTGGAGAAGGAGGATTTGGAAAAGTTTACTTTGGCATTCTACAGGATCAAACTCAAGTCGCTGTTAAGATGCTTTCACCATCATCAATGCAAGGTTATAAGGAATTTCAATCAGAG GCACAACTTCTAACAATTGTTCATCATAGAAATTTGGTCTCCCTCATTGGATATTGTAATGAAGGTGAAATCAAAGCATTGATTTATGAATACATGGCTAATGGAAATCTGCAACAACAATTATTAG TGGAAAATTCAAAGATCTTAAATTGGAATGAGAGACTTAACATTGCAGTTGATGCAGCATATG GATTGGAGTATCTGCATAATGGATGTAAACCACCTATTATGCACAGAGATTTGAAACCATCCAACATATTACTAGATGATGATATGCATGCCAAGATTTCTGATTTTGGGCTAAGTAGAGCTTTTGGTAACGATGTTGATTCTCATATATCCACACGCCCTGCTGGTACATTTGGTTACATTGATCCAGA ATTTCAAAGAACCGGAAACACAAATAAGAAAAACGATATCTACAGCTTTGGGATTATTCTATTTGAGTTGATCACTGGCCAAAAAGCACTAATAAAAGCATCTGAAAAAACCATTCACATACTTGAATGGGTTATTCCCATAGTTGAAGGAGGAGATattcaaaatgttgttgatttAAGGTTGCAGGGTGAATTTAGCATCAATTCAGCATGGAAAGCTGTAGAGATTGCCATGTCATGCACTTCACCGAATGCAATTGAAAGGCCGGACATGAGCCAAATATTGGTAGATCTAAAGGAATGTCTATCTTTGGACATGGTTCAGAGAAACTATGGAAGCACAAGAGCTATAGATGATATGATTTCTTTAGCTACTGTATCTGAAACCACTCTTTCAGCTCGATAA